GGCGTCGGCGCCAACATGTGGGTGATGGGGCTGGCCATCTCCGGCCTCGGCTCGATCCTCGGTGCGGTCAACCTGATCACGACGATCCTGACCCTGCGCGCGCCGGGCATGACCATGTTCCGGATGCCGATCTTCACCTGGAACATGCTGGTCACCAGCCTCCTGGTGATCCTGGTCTTCCCGCTGCTGGCCGCCGCGCTGTTCGCGCTCGCCGCGGACCGCCTCCTCGGCGCCCACGTGTACGACCCGGCGACCGGTGGGCCGATGCTCTGGCAGCACCTGTTCTGGTTCTTCGGGCACCCCGAGGTGTACATCATCGCGCTGCCGTTCTTCGGCATCATCAGCGAGGTCATCCCGGTCTTCTCCCGCAAGCCGATCTTCGGCTACAAGGGGCTGGTCGCCGCGACCATCGCGATCGCCGCGCTCTCGATGAGCGTCTGGGCGCACCACATGTTCGCCACCGGCCAGGTGCTGCTGCCGTTCTTCAGCTTCCTGAGCTACCTGATCGCCGTGCCCACCGGTATGAAGTTCTTCAACTGGATCGGCACCTTGTGGCGGGGGCAGATCAGCTTCGAGACGCCGATGCTGTTCGCGATCGGCTTCCTGGTCACCTTCCTCTTCGGTGGTCTCACCGGCGTGCTGCTGGCCAGCCCGCCGCTCGACTTCCACGTGCACGACTCGTACTTCGTGGTGGCGCACTTCCACTACGTGCTCTTCGGCACCATCGTGTTCGCGGTCTTCGCCGGCATCTACTTCTGGTTCCCGAAGATGTTCGGCCGGATGCTCGACGAGCGCCTGGGCAAGGTGCACTTCTGGCTCACCATGATCGGCTTCCACACCACCTTCCTGGTGCAGCACTGGCTCGGCAACGAGGGCATGCCCCGTCGGTACGCCGACTACCTGCCCAGCGATGGCTTCACCACGCTGAACATGGTCTCCACGATCGGCGCGTTCATTACCGGTATCTCCACGCTGCCGTTCATCTACAACTGCTGGAAGTCGTACAAGACCGGCCCGGTGGTCGAGGTGAACGACCCGTGGGGTTACGGCAACTCGCTGGAGTGGGCGACCAGCAGCCCGCCGCCGCTGCGCAACTTCGACCGGATGCCCCGGATCCGCTCCGAGCGGCCGGCGTTCGACATGAAGTTCCCGGAGCTGGCCGCGGGCGGCCAGAGCCTGGCCGGCCCGCCGGAGGGTGGCGCCAAGCCGCTCACCAGCGAGTCGGACGGCGGGGCCAGCTACCGCGAGGACACCGCCAGCGACATTGACCGGAACTGACGCTCAGCTCAGCAGCCGTACGACGGGCGCCGCCCCCGGGACCACAGGGAGCGGCGCCCGTCGCCATGTCCGGCCACCGTCGGACCCGCGCTCGCCTCATGCCCGGCCCGACCCGGCCCGGCCCGACTGGCTTGGCGCGGCTGCCCGGCCGGCGTGGCTCGGCTCGGCCTGGCGTGGCTGGCGCGGTTCGGTTCGTTCGGCTTGGCCGGCTGGCGCGGCGCGGTTCGGTTCGGCTCGGTTCGGTTCGGCTCGGTTCCGAGTCGGCTCACCTAGCGCAGCCGGCGGGCGGCTCAGCTCGGCCCGCGCTTCCGCCCGGCCCGGCTCGCTCGGCTTGCTTCGGTTCGGCCTGCGCTTCCGGCCGGCCCCGGGGTCGCCCGTCCCGGCTGTCCGGCCACTGTTCCACATGAGCTTGATACCTGTGAGGCACAAATTTGCCTCACAGGTATCAAGCTCTTTTGTGCATGCTGCCCGGACGATCGTCGCCATCTCGACGTGGCCCCTAAGAACAGCGCCCGCTGCCCGGTGCCTGCTGGCCCGGTGCCTGCTGGCCCGGCGCCGGCCCGCTCTCAAGGCTGGCAATCGCAGCGCCAACCAGGCGGGACGGGCGGGTTGCCGCCCACCGGAATGGTGACCCGGGACGTCAGCGGGTGGCGGGGGTGACGTCGGCTTCGACGGGCGGCGCCGGGGCGGCCGTGACGGCGTTGCGGCGGCGGCGCAACTCGATCGGGAGTACCACCAGGGTGACCAGCGCGCCCAGCGCGCCGGTCACCACGAAGCCCCAGAGCGGCGCGCTGGCGTCGATCACCGCGCCGGCGAGCGGAGCGCCGATCGCGATGCCGACGGTGACCGCCGACCCGTGGAGGCCCATCGCCTCTCCGCGTACCTCGGGCGGGGCCAGCCGGCTGACCGCGTCCGAGGCGGCCGCGATGGTCGGCGCGCAGAGCGCGCCGGCGGGGATCAGTGCCAGGCAGAGCAGCCACCAGTGCGCGCCGCCCAGTCCGATCGGGATGGTGCAGAGGCCGAGCGCAGCGGTCAGGGCCAGTGGGGAGATTGGACGGTGTACGGCACCGTAGGCGAAGCCGCCGGCCAGCGAGGCGACCGCCCAGATGGACAGAACCGCGCCGGTCCAGCCGACCTCGCCGCTCGCCCGCAGCACGGCCACCACCGCCACGTCGGT
The nucleotide sequence above comes from Micromonospora sp. NBC_00389. Encoded proteins:
- the ctaD gene encoding aa3-type cytochrome oxidase subunit I → MTTVAPKPVVTRPWPVREPVKGSAIARLLRTTDAKQIGIMYMVTAFVFFMIGGLMALVMRAELARPGMQFLSPEQYNQLFTMHGTIMLLFFATPVVFAFANYVVPLQIGAPDVSFPRLNSFAYWLFLFGGTMATAGFLTPGGAADFGWTAYTPLSSVEHSPGVGANMWVMGLAISGLGSILGAVNLITTILTLRAPGMTMFRMPIFTWNMLVTSLLVILVFPLLAAALFALAADRLLGAHVYDPATGGPMLWQHLFWFFGHPEVYIIALPFFGIISEVIPVFSRKPIFGYKGLVAATIAIAALSMSVWAHHMFATGQVLLPFFSFLSYLIAVPTGMKFFNWIGTLWRGQISFETPMLFAIGFLVTFLFGGLTGVLLASPPLDFHVHDSYFVVAHFHYVLFGTIVFAVFAGIYFWFPKMFGRMLDERLGKVHFWLTMIGFHTTFLVQHWLGNEGMPRRYADYLPSDGFTTLNMVSTIGAFITGISTLPFIYNCWKSYKTGPVVEVNDPWGYGNSLEWATSSPPPLRNFDRMPRIRSERPAFDMKFPELAAGGQSLAGPPEGGAKPLTSESDGGASYREDTASDIDRN